The bacterium genome includes a window with the following:
- a CDS encoding M48 family metalloprotease codes for MNTERRLPACLVIFLLFLLAFSDSEAQVKEESVIGAVDVVTEVRLGRFWKDLALKERGLKISSNSSYQELVQRIANRILRAVNERPDLDEWSFTVVEDTFPNASTFPGGQILVTSGMIEIVTKNGVVDEEMVAGVMGHEIAHANLRHSIKGLQTSGSLQWLINRMDKLEKDKSPGKEESNAEQAKLETETFLELGRARFSRIHEFEADAYGAFYAAVAGYHYSGAIRYSELMIAKGYDYPMHDYWTPRKTVRGLRFTDHPTEVERIEHMKSYASSLMNVASEFDWGYEMLLARNYDKAILCFKDVTLKYPLSYQAWNNLGKAYHMKYLEQQDPKFEKFQVDLADYFVNLRERLRDPNLLTRALDCYRKALSINPAEPNVKNNLAVALVHTGQTQDLEEAEDILTRLLKRDPSSARYANHMAIVHYKKNEKEQAEALFSKAASSLPAASYNLAVVQMENGKQENAFSGFSRYLLTDNKSGWAEFARQTLQQHKQPIPDAPQSPQIKGLFGVAPGNRRDLVTAALGEPDRTDKISTSAGDNGQRFWYPSLGVDVVLLEGRVQSINLSEIEASAVAHIPDAKALKQPQPEFLGIEIGDSETRLKEKFGTLLIPGDASRRVGKTYSYTDGKLKVDFFVYLSKVMGISLQNL; via the coding sequence ATGAATACGGAGCGCAGGCTTCCAGCCTGCCTGGTTATCTTTCTACTTTTTTTGCTTGCCTTCTCTGACTCAGAAGCTCAGGTAAAAGAAGAATCGGTTATTGGCGCAGTAGATGTCGTAACCGAAGTTCGTCTGGGACGATTCTGGAAGGACTTAGCTCTAAAAGAAAGAGGCTTGAAAATATCCAGCAATTCTTCTTATCAGGAGCTGGTTCAGCGTATAGCAAACAGGATTTTGCGCGCGGTCAATGAGCGACCTGATCTCGATGAATGGAGTTTCACCGTTGTTGAAGACACTTTTCCGAATGCTTCCACTTTCCCGGGTGGTCAGATACTTGTAACGTCCGGAATGATTGAAATTGTAACAAAGAATGGTGTTGTAGATGAGGAAATGGTGGCCGGGGTTATGGGACATGAAATCGCCCATGCAAATCTGCGTCACAGCATTAAAGGGCTGCAAACATCAGGATCCCTGCAATGGCTCATCAATCGAATGGATAAACTGGAGAAGGACAAATCTCCTGGTAAAGAGGAATCCAACGCCGAGCAAGCGAAGCTGGAAACAGAAACATTTCTCGAATTAGGACGCGCGCGATTCAGTCGAATCCACGAGTTCGAAGCGGATGCTTACGGCGCCTTCTATGCAGCTGTAGCGGGATACCATTACTCAGGGGCAATCCGCTACAGCGAGTTGATGATCGCAAAAGGATACGACTACCCCATGCACGACTACTGGACTCCTAGAAAAACCGTCAGGGGACTTCGCTTTACAGACCACCCCACTGAAGTCGAACGGATAGAGCATATGAAATCGTATGCGAGCTCCCTGATGAATGTTGCCTCTGAGTTCGATTGGGGTTACGAAATGCTTCTGGCCCGGAACTACGATAAAGCAATTCTTTGCTTCAAGGACGTAACGCTGAAATATCCACTGAGTTATCAAGCATGGAACAATCTGGGTAAGGCATATCACATGAAGTATTTGGAACAGCAGGATCCGAAATTCGAAAAGTTTCAAGTTGATCTTGCCGACTACTTCGTGAATCTGCGCGAACGGTTGCGTGATCCAAACCTTCTGACGCGTGCTCTCGATTGTTATAGAAAGGCACTGAGCATCAATCCGGCCGAACCGAATGTTAAAAATAATCTTGCAGTGGCTCTTGTTCACACGGGCCAGACGCAAGATCTGGAAGAAGCCGAAGACATTTTGACCCGTTTGCTCAAACGGGATCCCTCCAGCGCGCGATACGCAAATCATATGGCAATCGTTCATTACAAGAAAAACGAAAAGGAGCAGGCAGAAGCACTATTCAGCAAAGCAGCTTCTTCCCTGCCGGCTGCTTCTTACAATCTGGCAGTGGTGCAGATGGAAAATGGAAAACAGGAGAACGCTTTTTCAGGCTTCAGCAGGTACTTGCTGACGGACAATAAGAGTGGATGGGCAGAGTTTGCAAGGCAAACGCTTCAGCAACACAAACAGCCTATCCCTGATGCGCCACAGTCACCTCAAATCAAAGGTCTATTTGGAGTAGCGCCTGGAAACCGGCGAGACCTGGTTACGGCAGCACTCGGGGAGCCGGATCGAACCGATAAAATCTCTACAAGCGCCGGTGACAACGGACAGCGTTTCTGGTATCCGAGTCTCGGAGTAGATGTTGTGTTGCTCGAAGGACGAGTTCAAAGCATCAATCTAAGCGAGATTGAAGCTTCAGCAGTTGCGCACATACCGGATGCTAAAGCGCTGAAGCAACCGCAACCGGAGTTTCTCGGCATTGAGATCGGTGATAGCGAAACGCGGCTAAAAGAAAAATTTGGAACGCTTCTGATCCCTGGAGATGCGTCACGCCGAGTCGGCAAGACTTATTCGTATACCGATGGTAAATTGAAAGTAGATTTTTTTGTCTATTTGTCAAAGGTAATGGGTATATCGCTTCAAAATTTGTAA